The Microbacterium amylolyticum genome includes the window GACCGCGACGGGCAGTGCGCGGATCGTCGCGGGCTGGTCCACGATGAGCAGCACGATGCCGTGGTGTTGCAGCTCGCTCAGCACGGCGCGGAGGCGTTGCTCGTCGTTGGGCAGTGCCTTGTCGTAGAGCTTCTTGCCGGTGCGGTGGAGGGCGACTGCGTGGTGTTCGCCTTTGCCGACGTCGAGTCCGACGAACACGTCGACTTGGTCGTAGTTTTCGATCTGGTTGGCCACCGCTCCTCCGCTCGCTCGGGTTGGCAGCTGCGGCGGTGCGTCTCGGCATCCACGTTACGAACGACCTCGAGCGTGCTCGGGCCTGGCCCCTATCAGCGATCACCCACCGCCAACCAGGCTCGGTGACAACACCCCCCCCGGATCATCGAGGACAGGGGGGACCAATCATGCCGAGCCCGGCAGGCTGCCACCGCCCAGCATGCTCGCCGAGCGGCTACGAAGAAAGTAACGGGGGGGATGGGCGGCGGCGATATCAAGCTCGCGGCGCTGCTGGGGCTCTTGCTCGGCTGGATCGGATGGGGCGCGGTGATCGTCGGCGCCTTCGCCGGATTCCTCGTGGGATCGCTGGTCGGGATCACGGTCATCGTCGCCCGCGGCGGCAGCCGGAAAACGGCCTTCCCGTTCGGCCCGTCCATGGTCGTGGGGGCCGCAATCGGCGCTGTTGCCGGGCCAGCGATCGCTGCCGGGCACCTGGGACTTCTCGGGCTGATCTGACAGGACGCGCCCGTAGGATGCTTCGGTGAAGACGAAGATCATCCTCGATGTGGATACCGGCGTTGACGACGCCATGGCCGTTCTGACAGCAGCGTTGTCGCCCGAAACGGACCTGCTCGCGTGCACGACAACGTGGGGAAACATCGACGTTGATCAGGCGGCGCGCAACACCGCCGCCGTTTTGCAGCTCGCCGGACGCTCCGATGTTCCGGTCTCGCGCGGCGCCGCCGGGCCTCGCGACGGTAGCCCCGCCTGGTACTCCCACAACGTGCATGGCGTCGACGGCCAGGGCGGCCAGGCCGATACCTCGTTCGTTCCGGAGCTGTCCGGAGAGACCGCGGTCGAGACGATTCTGCGCCTGACGCGCGAGCACCCGGGCGAGATCGAGCTCGTCGCGGTTGGGCCGTTCACGAACATCGCGGCGGCGCTCGACGCCGACCCCACGCTGCCCGAGCGCGTGCGCGGCGTCACCGTGATGGGCGGCGCATTCCTCGCGCCCGGTAACGTCACGCCCGTCGCTGAGGCGAACGTCATCCACGACCCCGAGGCGGCGCAGGTCATGGTGGACGCCGATTGGCGTGTGACCTTCGTCGGCCTCGATGTGACGATGACCGACATGATCACCGAGGTACAGCGCGAGCGCCTTGCCGCGGGCGGAGAAATCGGCCAGTACGTCGCGCGGATTCTCGACTTCTACTTCGACTTCTACCGTGAGGTCACGGGGGAGCGGTGCGCCGGAAACCACGACGCGCTTGCCGTTGCCGTTGCCACCGGCCTTGTCGTTCCGACCCTCGCACCGACGGTGCGCATGGAAATCGATGACACGCACGGGCCAGGGCGCGGACAGACGATCGCGGATCTGCGCCCGATGACGAACGGCTGGAAGGTGCTGAACGGCGCCCGTCACTGTGCGGTTCTCGAGATCGAGCCCGGCTTCACCGACCGCATGATCGATCTGCTCGCGCGTTCTTAGTCATCTGTTCTTTGTCCGGTGTACACCGGACGTCTGCTCCCACGCTCCGACGTTTTACGCAGTCCGCGGGCGTTTATCCCGCTCTTGGGGCGTTCGCGGCCGCGACGGTGCACGACTTTTTCAACATCATCGCCGTCGCGATTCTGCTCCCCATCGAGATGATGTTCCACATTCTCGATCGCAGCGCCGGGGCGCTCGCGAGCGTCACCTCGGGTGATGGTGGCATCATCGCCGCGATCTTCGGCGGGATGGGGGCCGTTGTCAGCACGATCACCGAACCGATCTACGACCTCGTGAAGTGGGTGCTGGGGCTTTTCGGGATGCACCACGTCGCCGAGGGGCTGCTGATGATCGCGATCGGAATCGCCCTGATCCTGCTGGTGATCAACAAG containing:
- a CDS encoding nucleoside hydrolase translates to MKTKIILDVDTGVDDAMAVLTAALSPETDLLACTTTWGNIDVDQAARNTAAVLQLAGRSDVPVSRGAAGPRDGSPAWYSHNVHGVDGQGGQADTSFVPELSGETAVETILRLTREHPGEIELVAVGPFTNIAAALDADPTLPERVRGVTVMGGAFLAPGNVTPVAEANVIHDPEAAQVMVDADWRVTFVGLDVTMTDMITEVQRERLAAGGEIGQYVARILDFYFDFYREVTGERCAGNHDALAVAVATGLVVPTLAPTVRMEIDDTHGPGRGQTIADLRPMTNGWKVLNGARHCAVLEIEPGFTDRMIDLLARS